The segment GAGACCGGACCGGCAGTTGTGTGCAGCGCCACGGAGGCCAGCCCGAGTCTGCGCTGCAGCGGGCCCTGCGACAACCGGATCGACTGGGTTCTCGCATGGGGCACGAAATCCACGATCCGGTTGATCCAGCCACGTCGGACCACCACGGCGGTCTCTGTGACACAGAATGCCTGGCGTTTCCAGGCGAAAGGATCAACCCAGCGCGCTCGCCGTGGCACGGCTTCGAACCCGCCATCCGCACGTCGCCCGGTCAGCGCGGCATCGACCAGGCCAAGCGGATCCGTCACGCCTGGCTCGGGAAGCACAAGGGCCAGGACGGACAGCAGATCGCTCCGATTCCCAACCGGGAGCATGGCATTCTTTGCGGACTCGCTACTGTCGCCGGTCGCGGCGATATTCACGCTGATCCGCCACCAGCCCGGAATTCGCCAGAGTAGCGGCTGGTAGATGCCCACGGCCTGGATCCGTCCGGGGGGCACTGTGTGCGCGGTGGTTTCGAGAAGTCCGCTATGAACTCTGATGCCGTCAGGAGAGTCAGCGATCCGGAAGTTGGATTCCGTCGCGAATCGCTTCCACAAGGCAGCGATTCCACCAAGGATGCCGGGAATAGCGGCGGTCAGAATTTCGGGACGCCCAAATACGATCGCCAACACGATCAGCGCAGCCACCGCGAGGGGAACGACAAGGCCCCAGAAGGTCAGTAATAGCGAGCCGAGTATCTTTCCCGGGCCGATGGCAAGCAGGTGCGCCTCGGGGGCCTCCGGCGCGTCTTCGCCGGCTGCGACCTCGATCCCGGCCGCGCCGGCCAGAAGCGCGGCGCGAAGCCGCTGTGCATCCTTGAGCGTGAGGAACGAAAGGTCGATCGATGCTTCGCTGCCTCCTGCCACGTTGAACTTCAGCTGGGCCAGGCCGAGGATTCTCGCCACAAGCGGCTGGACGACGTCAATCGCCTGGACCCGGTCCAATCGCGCCTGCCTGTGCTGCCGGAAGAAGATCCCGCGCTCCACGATCACCGCTTCGGGCAGCACGCGATATCGGGTGAAGCGCCAGGAGAGATACATGAACGCGACGATGATCAGAACGCACAGCAAAACACCACCGGCAAGCGCGAACGGCAGCCAGGCATAGCCCGATTCCTGAATCCAGCGCAGGCCAGATGCGCCGCCATTCCCGCCGCTTTCCAGCAGCTGGCGGATGCTGATGCCGACGATGGCGACCAGGATCAGCCAGCCGCGGACGAACGGAGTCGCTTTATGCACCTTGCGCCAGGCAGGTTCGCCCGGGCCACCGGGCTGCGCGGCTGCGTCATCCGGGCCACCGGGCTGCGCGGCTGCGTCATCCGGCCCACCGGCCTGCACGACTGCGTCGCCCGAGCCGCCGGTATTACCCGGCAGGGCATCGGCGCCGGGAGGGTTCGGATGCTGCTGGTTCACAGCCCCGCGAGCCTTGCTTCGCCGCGGGAGGCGAGCTGTTCGCGCAGCCGCGCGGCCTCGTCGGCTGGCAGCCCCGGAATCGTCGCGTCGGTGCTAGCCGATGCTGTGTGCAGCTTGACGGTTGAGATTCCGACCGACCGCTCCACCGGTCCGGCGGACATGTCGACGTACTGCATCCGGCCATAGGGCACGACGACGAGGGAGCGGAACATCACACCACGGGCTATCAGCAGGTCGTCGTCGCGCTCGGCGTACTTCAGCGCCCGAACCTGCCTGGGGATGATCCAGCACAGCCAGCCCAGGAGCAGCAGGGCGGCACCGGCCAAGGCCCAGAACAGCCAGAACTGGAGCAGAATCGCCAGCACGATTGCCGCAATCAATGGAATTCCGCACCAGATCAGCGCGAAGATGAGCCGCACCTTTATCAATGCAGGCGAGACTGTCACCCACCGCAGACCCGGCGGGCTCAGCGGGTCATCGACCAGAGACTTAGACACTGTCCTGAGCACCTTCTTTGTCGTTGTCGTTGTCGTCAGGTGGCAACTGACAGAACCGCTCGACCACCAATCCGGTTGTCACCAGGAACACGGCTGCCAGCACCGCGATCAGCATTTGCAGACCCTGCTCCCGCCTCGCCGCGGTGCCGACCGCGAAGAGCAGGTAGGCCGTGGATCCGGCGTACCAGCCGGCGATAAGCGACCCTGCGCCGCTCGCTGCTTTCGCCATCACGAGCGTGCGCGCAGCCCTGAGCGGGTCCAGCGGCTTGTCGCGGTCGCCCGAGGTCCAGCGGCGCACCGGCCAGCCGAAGACCAGGAGCGCCAGACCGAGGACGACCATCCCGACAATGGCCACAACAGGAAGTCCCGGCAGCTGGCTGCCGGCTGCTTCCAGTATCCGGAAGACCACGAACCCGATGACTGCGCCGACCAGGGCGCCGAGCAGGAGATTACGGAACTTCGTTGCCTGCATTAACTGATTCCGAGTTCGATGTCCGCACGCAGGTAAACGGTGCCTGTCTCTGCGGCTTCTTCCGCGAGCCGGGCGACCTGGCCGGATCCGGGCAGGACGGCATCCGGTTCGATCCGGCGCCATGGCTCAAGCACAAAGGCCCGCTCGCTTGCGCGCGGGTGCGGCAGGGTCAGGGTGCTGTCGGCATGCAGCCTGCCGCCGAAATCGATGATGTCGATGTCGAGCGTGCGCGGGCCCCAGCGTTCGATGCGCACCCGGCCATGACTTGCCTCGATCGTGTGAATCGCGGCCAACAGGTTCTTCGCGCTCAGGGAGGTTTCGCAGATCAGCACGGCGTTGAGGTATGCAGGCTGCTCCGGCCCGCCCACCGGCTCCGTCTCGAACACGGGCGAGACCTTTGTGACAGCAAGCTTGGGCAGCCCGTTCAGATCATCGACGGCTCGTTGCAGAGTAGCCTCGCGGTCGCCGAGGTTGGCGCCAATTGACAGTACGGCATGCACTGGCTTGCCCTTCTTCTTCGACGACTTCTTCTTCGGCTTACCAGTCGAGGCGGCGACATCAACGGCCGCCTTCGCTGAGCTCATCGGGGGAACCTCATCGCGGTGAACTCCGCCGGATCGCGACGCTCACGTCGGCAAACTCCCTGTCGATCGGCGCCTGGGGCTTGTGTACGGTGACTTCTGCTGCCTTCACCATCTCATGGCGCAGGCAGGCCGTGACGATGCGTGCGCCAAGCTTCTCCAGCAAACTTACCGGTTCTCCCTCGACGATTCGGGCGATCTCTTCGGCCAGTTCCCCGTAGTGCACGGTGTCGCGGACGTCATCGCTTTCGGCGGCGGCCGACAGATCAAGGTCCAGCACGACATCCACGACGAATATCTGACCCTTGCGGCGTTCGAAATCGTACACCCCGTGATAGCCGTACACGGAAAGTCCCTTGAGCGTGATCCGGTCCACGGTCAGGTTCCTCTTGTTCCATGCGGCTCGGCGATGCCCGGCAGGGGCTCGGCGATACCGACGGCAGGCAGCGTTGCCTCATTCCAGGCACGCGCGACCTCGACAGCAATTCGCGAACCGCGGGCATCGTGGACCCGAACACACCAGGCTCCGGCCCGGGCGGCCAGCGCGGTAACCGCCGCCGTTGCCGCATCCCGGTCCGCCAGCGATGGCGAAACTATCGGCTCAGTTTCCGAAGGCCCGGCCGGCTGGCCCGGTTCGACGACCTCCGGCAGAACACCGCCAACCAGCGTGCTCAGGAAGCGCTTTCGCGACGCCGCAACCAGGACCGGAAAACCAAGTGCCTGTAATGAATCGAGCCCAGCGAGCAACGACCAGTTGTGCTCACCAGTCTTGGAAAAACCGAGGCCCGGATCGACGATGATCTTGTCGTCGCTTACGCCGGCTTCGCGTACGACGTCGAGCTGCGCGCGAAGTTCGTCCACCACATCCCGGACGACGTCGTCATAGACAGCACTGCCCTGCATCGTCGCGCTGGCCTCGCGCCAGTGCATCACGATCAGCGGAACGTCCGCCTCGGCTGCCAGGGCCGCCATCGCCGGTTCGGATTTCGCGCCGCTGACGTCATTGAGGATATGGGCGCCCGCCCCTAGCGCCAGCCGGGCAATATCGACCCGGGTTGTGTCGACGCTGACGGTGGCGCCCTCGGCGACAAGTGCCTCTATCACCGGCAGCACGCGCCGTTGTTCCTCCTCGCCACTGACCCTCGCCGAACCAGGCCGGGTCGATTCGCCGCCGACGTCGATTATGTCGGCGCCGTCGGCCAGCAAGGCCAGGCCGTGCCGGATCGCCAGGTCATGGTCGAAGAAGCGACCGCCATCGCTAAATGAATCGGGAGTGACATTTACAACGCCCATAATCCGGGTCCGCTGCACAGGGATCGAAATCACTCCCCCAGCCTAAGGGGTCGGCGCGGCGATGCGCTCCGGCAGAGTCGAATCTTCGATCCGCAGGACAATGCGCATTTACCTGCCAATGATGAGGCTCATCGCCTCGGCCCGGCTCGTCCCTTCGCGCAGTTGCCCGCGGACCGCGGAGGTTATCGTCCGGGCACCCGGCTTACGGATGCCGCGCATGGACATGCACAGGTGTTCGCATTCGATCACGACAATGGCGCCACGTGGCTCGAGGCCGGTCATCAGCGCGTCGGCGATCTGCGTCGTCATCCGTTCCTGAACCTGTGGGCGCCGGGCGTATACCTCGACGAGCCGCGCGAGCTTGCTCAAACCAGTCACCCGGCCGTTCGCTCCGGGGATGTAGCCGACGTGCGCCACGCCGTGGAAAGGAACCAGATGATGCTCGCAGGTGGAGTACACGGCAATATCTCGGACCAGGATCATTTCATCGTGGCCGATATCGAAGTTCGCTGAAAGCACCTCGGCCGGGTCTTCGTGCAGGCCGGCGAAGGTTTCCGCGTAGGCACGGGCAACCCTGGCCGGGGTGTCGATCAGGCCCTCGCGATCGGGGTCTTCACCGATTGCGATCAGAATTTCACGGACGGCGTTCTCGATTCGGCCAGAATCAACGGCCACTTTCCCGGGAAATTCCGCCACGTCAGTTTTCTTCATCTGTGGACAGTTTCCGGTCACCAGCCGGAGCGATCTGCTGTGGCGGATGTTGCGGGTCTTCGTCAGGGCCGGCGGCCGCAGCCTCGTCCTGCGGAGCCATCGGTCTGGCGTGCCCATTGCTGGCGCGGGCGGCGGCTTCCGCCAGTTCCTTCGGTGAAGTGACCGGCGGCTTGTCCGATACGGGTCGGTCATCGCTGGAGAGCCAGACCGGACGGAGGTCGCGCTTAACCACCGGGGTGAAGACCTCGCTCAGCTCGGACTGGTTAAGTGTCTCCCGTTCAAGCAGTTCAAGCGCAAGCGTGTCAAGAACCTCGCGGTACTCCACGAGCACATCCCACGCCTCGTCATGCGCTTCTTCGATCAGCAGCCGAACCTCTTCATCGATAATCGCTGAGACCTTCTCCGAATGGTCGGCCGCGTGTCCAGCCTCGCGTCCCACGAAAGGATCACTTCCGTCGGAGCCGAGCTTGACCATGCCGACCTTGTCGCTCATGCCGTATTGGGTAACCATCTTCCGGGCGGTCGACGTGGCCTTCTCGATGTCGTTGGCCGCTCCGGTGGTCGGGTCGTGGAAAACGAGCTCCTCTGCGACACGGCCGCCGAGGGCATAGGCCAGCTGATCGAGCAGCTCGTTGCGGGTCGTCGAATATTTGTCCTCGCTGGGCATCACCATGGTGTAACCGAGCGCACGCCCACGCGGCAGGATGGTCACCTTCGTCACCGGATCGGTGTGCCGCATCGCAGCCGCAACCAGGGCGTGGCCGCCCTCGTGGTAGGCGGTGATCTTGCGTTCCTTTTCGTTCATCAGCCGGGTGCGCTTTTGCGGTCCGGCAATAACCCGGTCGATCGCTTCATCGAGTGCGCGGTTGTCGATGATCTGCGCGTTGGAACGTGCTGTGAGCAGTGCGGCCTCGTTCAGCACGTTGGCAAGATCGGCACCGGAGAAACCCGGCGTGCGCTTGGCGACGGTCTTGAGATCGACGTCGGCAGCCATCGGCTTACCCTTGGCGTGCACGTCAAGGATGTGCTCGCGTCCCTTGATATCGGGAGCATCGACCGAGATCTGCCGATCGAAGCGGCCCGGGCGCAGCAACGCAGGGTCCAGCACGTCCGGGCGGTTGGTCGCCGCGATCAGGATGATGTTTGTCTTGACGTCGAAGCCGTCCATCTCGACCAGCAGCTGGTTCAGGGTCTGTTCACGCTCGTCGTGTCCGCCGCCCATCCCCGCACCGCGCTGGCGGCCGACGGCGTCTATCTCGTCGATGAATATAATGCATGGCGCGTTCTGTTTGGCCTGCTCGAAGAGGTCACGAACCCGCGAGGCTCCCACGCCGACATACATCTCGACGAAATCGGAACCGGAGATCGAATAGAACGGGACATTGGCTTCGCCGGCAACCGCGCGGGCCAGCAGCGTCTTTCCGGTGCCGGGTTGGCCGTACAGCAGGACGCCCTTAGGGATCTTGGCGCCAACAGCCTGGAATTTCGCCGGCTCGGCCAGGAACTCCTTGATCTCCTGCAGCTCCTCGACCGCCTCATCCACACCGGCCACATCGGCGAAGTTCACCTTCGGCGTCTCTTTCGACACCAGCTTGGCCTTGGACTTGCCGAACTGCATGATCTTCGAGCCGCCGCCCTGCATCTGGGAAAGGAAGAACCAGAACAGGGCGAGGATGATCACGAAAGGCAGCAGGTTGAGCAGCAGGGTGGTCAGCCAGGACTGTTTGGGCACTTCATCGGTGAAGCCCTTGTCGGGGGCGGCATCGGTGACCGCCTTGACGACCTCGTCGCCGCGAGGCGCCACATAGAAGAACTGGACCCGCTCGCCCTTGTCCTCGTAGTCCGCCTTCAGGGTCAGGTCGACGCGCTGGTCGCCATCGATGATCTTGGCCTGATCCACCTTGCCGTCGGCAAGCAGCTTGAGACCCACATTGGTGTCGACTGCCTGGAAACCCTGGCCGGAAAGCACGGATGCGCCGATCGTCACCGCGATCAGGGCAAGAACGATCCAGGCTATTGGCCCTCGGAAAATACGCTTAACGTCCATCAATCGGGGCTTGGTGCCCCGCCCTCTCTCTTTATGCCTGATACTGCTCGGCCACCAGAAACAACGCGCCGGACCAGGCTATGGTTCCACGCAGTTCCTCGGCCGGAAAGCCTAAGTACCTCTAGCTGTAAACGTGTGGCGCCAACGTGGCGACGAACGGCACGTTGCGGTATTTCTCGGAGTAGTCGAGCCCGTACCCGACGACGAACTCATTCGGCACGTCAAATCCAACGTACTTCACATCGATGTCGACCTTGGCGGCTTCCGGCTTGCGCAGCAGCGTGCAGACCTCGACGGATGCCGGGCCGCGCGAGTTGAGGTTTGCGATCAGCCAGGACAGGGTGAGCCCTGAGTCGATGATGTCCTCGACGATCAAGACATGCCGGTCGGTCAGGTCGGCGTCAAGGTCTTTCAGAATTCGCACCACGCCCGATGACTGGGTTCCCGATCCGTAAGACGACACCGCCATCCAGTCCATCGTCACGTGGGAGTGCAGCGCACGAGCGAGATCGGCCATAACCATGACCGCTCCTTTAAGGACGCCGACGACCAGGATGTCCTTACCGGCGTAGTCTGCGTCGATGTCCGCGGCAAGCTCCCGAAGCCGGGAAGCGATCTGCTCCTCGGTGACGAGGATTCGCTCGATGTCGGTTCCCAGATCCTGGCTGTCCACGGTTATTCTTGCTCCCTAGAGTTTGCGCTGCGACTGGTTCAAGGTTGCCACACAATTCCTTGGTCCGTGCAGTCAGCCCGTCCGATAACCAGCTGGTTGCCGCGCCGTCGTGCCGCCAGCCCCCCGGGCAGCGATATCGCTGCCGGAGCGTTCGACTTTCCCAGCAGCCGCTCGGTGGCAACCAGGTGCTCAAACGTCAGTCCACTCCCCGGCGCTCCGGCCGCGAGGACTCCCAGGCGCAACGCGCGGCGTCTGAGCGCCGGCGGCGCCTCGGCCAGCGTGGCCGCGAGCATGGCGGTCTCCGTCCGGGTGCCGGGCACCGCGGCGTCACGAAACAGCCTGTCGGCCTGCTCGTCAAGCAGAGCCGAATCATCGGCGAGCTGGCTCGCGGTCCGAGCAAGCGCGCCGGCGACGCCGGGCCCCAGCTCCTGCTCGAGCAGGGGCAATACCTCATGGCGCACCCGGACCCGTAGATATGCCCGGTCGTCATTCATCGGGTCATGCCACGGAGTGAGCCCTTCGGCTTCACAGCTTCGAACTGTTTCGGCACGGCGCACCGCCAGCAACGGTCGGACAAAGAGCCCGCGACGGGCCCGCATCCCGGCCAGGGACCTTGCGCCCGAGCCACGAGCAAGTCCGAGCAGCACGGTTTCTGCCTGATCGTCGAGGGTGTGGCCGAGCATGACCGCAACGGCTCCGGTTTCCTGTGCCGTCGCCGCGAGCGCCGCGTACCGCGCCTGGCGTGCGGCGTCCTCGACCCCCTGACCACCTACCTCGGTGACAACGCTGCGCACGGACGCCGCAATGCCGCGATCGAGCAGCTGAGCCGCGGTGCGGTCGGCTACCTCCCTCGATTGCGGTTGCAGCCCGTGGTCGATGATCACGGCACACACCTCGAATCCGCGCCGGGGCAGGGCGAACGCCGCTGCCGATGCCAGCGCCATCGAGTCCGGCCCGCCGCTGCAGGCCACGATGATCAGCCCGGATTGCGCATCGAGCAGTCCGAGGCTGGCAACCACCTCATTACGGATCCGGGCAACGGCAGGATCGAGGCGCGGCCGGCGCTCGGACATTTAGCCCTGGACCCTGGTCAGCCACCTACGCGGTTCGGCGATTTCATCCAGCTCAGGCAGATTGTCCGGGCTCTCCCAGACCAGGTTCAGCCCTTCATGGCCGACCTCTTTCAGCACCGCGCGGACAAACCGGGCACCCTCCTGGTACTGCCGCATCTTGGCCTCGAGTCCGAGCAGACGCTTGATCAGCTGGTCGAATCCGCTGCTGCTATGCCTTCGCTCGTTGAACTTCCGCCGGATGCTGGCCACCGAAGGAATGACCTGAGGGCCGACCTCATCCATCACCACATCGGCATGCCCTTCCAGCAGGCTCATAACCGCGGTCACCTTGTCGACCTGCCTGCGTTGCTCGGGCGTCTGGATCAGGTCAAGTGCCTGTTTGGAACCGGTGGGGCCGAACACCTCCGGCACCTGCCGCATCATCTGGTTCAGTCGCTCGACGATTCCCTGCTCACGAAGCAGCCCGGTGCCCAGCTCATTGATATGACCCTGCAGGTAATCACGGAGCCAGGGTGCTGCCGCAAACTGAACCCGGTGGGTCTCTTCGTGCAGACAGACCCAGAGCCGGAAGTCATGCGCGTCAACATTCAGTGATTTGCCGACCGCGACAACTGTGGGCGCCACCAGCAGCAGGCGTCCTTCCGGCGCGCCGAACGGGTCGTACTGTCCGAGTACCCTGGTGCCGAGGAAAGCCAACAGGCCGCCCAGTTCTGCCGCGGTGCTGCGCCGGGACAGCGTCGAGATCTTCTGGTCGTCTTTCCTGGAGTTCAGCGCAGCGGTGACCGATTCATCGAGCATTGCCCGGAATGACTGCACGTTCGCCTTGGCCCAGCCCTGCCGGTCCACGACCAGGGTAGAGGTGTGCGCGAGAGCCGCGCTGACGTCGAGTCCGGTGACCCGCTGGACGTGCCCGGTGGAAACCTGGGCCGCCTGACGGAGTCCTTCAACATGTTCGGAGCGCTCGTGTTCGGTAAGGGTCGGACCAGCCGGCAACAGCTCGATCGCCGTGCGAAGTGCGAAGTCGACGTCAATGAGTTCATCTACCCGCGAGCCGTGCTCAGTGTCCATGAATCCTACTTCTCCTCGATCGTCTAGGGATTACGGCAACCGTACGCTAACCGCTCCCGCAACCGCACCCGGCGAGCGCCGCGGTCACCGCGTCGATTGCCTTTCGTGCGCTGTCATTGCCACCCTTGGGAACATCGTCGGCAAGCACCGCGAAGACCAGTAGGCGACCGGACTTATCGGTCACCACCCCCGCCAGCGTCGACACTCCGGTCAGCGAACCGGTTTTTGCCCGCACAAGCCCCGCGCCGTACTTCGACGCCGAATCCCCGTACCGGTCGGTGAGGGTTCCGCTGAATCCCGCCACCGGCAGGCTCGGAATCAGCGAATCGAGTTCCGGGGTCTTCTGCTGGGCGGCGACGGTGAGCAATCCGGTCAGGGCTTGTGCCGTTATCCGGTTGCTGTGCGCCAGCCCCGAGACGTCGTGCAGGCTGACACCGGCCACGTCGACCCCGATTTCCTTCACCTGACTCTGCACCGCATCGGCCGCGTCGAGGAAGCTTCCCGAGCGTCCGGTGTCCACGGCGACTAGCCGACCCAGGCCCTCGGCGACGACGTTGTCGGAATGCAGCAACATGTACTCGACGATGTCGCCAATGGACGCGGACTTGACCTCCGCTAGCTGCTCAGCATCGCTTTGCGCAGCCGATCGAGCGACCTTGCCGACGGCCTTGA is part of the Saxibacter everestensis genome and harbors:
- a CDS encoding PH domain-containing protein; this translates as MNQQHPNPPGADALPGNTGGSGDAVVQAGGPDDAAAQPGGPDDAAAQPGGPGEPAWRKVHKATPFVRGWLILVAIVGISIRQLLESGGNGGASGLRWIQESGYAWLPFALAGGVLLCVLIIVAFMYLSWRFTRYRVLPEAVIVERGIFFRQHRQARLDRVQAIDVVQPLVARILGLAQLKFNVAGGSEASIDLSFLTLKDAQRLRAALLAGAAGIEVAAGEDAPEAPEAHLLAIGPGKILGSLLLTFWGLVVPLAVAALIVLAIVFGRPEILTAAIPGILGGIAALWKRFATESNFRIADSPDGIRVHSGLLETTAHTVPPGRIQAVGIYQPLLWRIPGWWRISVNIAATGDSSESAKNAMLPVGNRSDLLSVLALVLPEPGVTDPLGLVDAALTGRRADGGFEAVPRRARWVDPFAWKRQAFCVTETAVVVRRGWINRIVDFVPHARTQSIRLSQGPLQRRLGLASVALHTTAGPVSPQIPHLARPEAVRFLQQQSIRGHRARKTLGPELWMRKAGEAGRSGAGSSAEAAESLEAPVAPAATARPPQPPDQPPAPVQ
- a CDS encoding PH domain-containing protein encodes the protein MSKSLVDDPLSPPGLRWVTVSPALIKVRLIFALIWCGIPLIAAIVLAILLQFWLFWALAGAALLLLGWLCWIIPRQVRALKYAERDDDLLIARGVMFRSLVVVPYGRMQYVDMSAGPVERSVGISTVKLHTASASTDATIPGLPADEAARLREQLASRGEARLAGL
- a CDS encoding DUF3180 domain-containing protein, producing MQATKFRNLLLGALVGAVIGFVVFRILEAAGSQLPGLPVVAIVGMVVLGLALLVFGWPVRRWTSGDRDKPLDPLRAARTLVMAKAASGAGSLIAGWYAGSTAYLLFAVGTAARREQGLQMLIAVLAAVFLVTTGLVVERFCQLPPDDNDNDKEGAQDSV
- the folK gene encoding 2-amino-4-hydroxy-6-hydroxymethyldihydropteridine diphosphokinase, whose protein sequence is MSSAKAAVDVAASTGKPKKKSSKKKGKPVHAVLSIGANLGDREATLQRAVDDLNGLPKLAVTKVSPVFETEPVGGPEQPAYLNAVLICETSLSAKNLLAAIHTIEASHGRVRIERWGPRTLDIDIIDFGGRLHADSTLTLPHPRASERAFVLEPWRRIEPDAVLPGSGQVARLAEEAAETGTVYLRADIELGIS
- the folB gene encoding dihydroneopterin aldolase; protein product: MDRITLKGLSVYGYHGVYDFERRKGQIFVVDVVLDLDLSAAAESDDVRDTVHYGELAEEIARIVEGEPVSLLEKLGARIVTACLRHEMVKAAEVTVHKPQAPIDREFADVSVAIRRSSPR
- the folP gene encoding dihydropteroate synthase, whose amino-acid sequence is MISIPVQRTRIMGVVNVTPDSFSDGGRFFDHDLAIRHGLALLADGADIIDVGGESTRPGSARVSGEEEQRRVLPVIEALVAEGATVSVDTTRVDIARLALGAGAHILNDVSGAKSEPAMAALAAEADVPLIVMHWREASATMQGSAVYDDVVRDVVDELRAQLDVVREAGVSDDKIIVDPGLGFSKTGEHNWSLLAGLDSLQALGFPVLVAASRKRFLSTLVGGVLPEVVEPGQPAGPSETEPIVSPSLADRDAATAAVTALAARAGAWCVRVHDARGSRIAVEVARAWNEATLPAVGIAEPLPGIAEPHGTRGT
- the folE gene encoding GTP cyclohydrolase I FolE, which translates into the protein MKKTDVAEFPGKVAVDSGRIENAVREILIAIGEDPDREGLIDTPARVARAYAETFAGLHEDPAEVLSANFDIGHDEMILVRDIAVYSTCEHHLVPFHGVAHVGYIPGANGRVTGLSKLARLVEVYARRPQVQERMTTQIADALMTGLEPRGAIVVIECEHLCMSMRGIRKPGARTITSAVRGQLREGTSRAEAMSLIIGR
- the ftsH gene encoding ATP-dependent zinc metalloprotease FtsH, with the protein product MDVKRIFRGPIAWIVLALIAVTIGASVLSGQGFQAVDTNVGLKLLADGKVDQAKIIDGDQRVDLTLKADYEDKGERVQFFYVAPRGDEVVKAVTDAAPDKGFTDEVPKQSWLTTLLLNLLPFVIILALFWFFLSQMQGGGSKIMQFGKSKAKLVSKETPKVNFADVAGVDEAVEELQEIKEFLAEPAKFQAVGAKIPKGVLLYGQPGTGKTLLARAVAGEANVPFYSISGSDFVEMYVGVGASRVRDLFEQAKQNAPCIIFIDEIDAVGRQRGAGMGGGHDEREQTLNQLLVEMDGFDVKTNIILIAATNRPDVLDPALLRPGRFDRQISVDAPDIKGREHILDVHAKGKPMAADVDLKTVAKRTPGFSGADLANVLNEAALLTARSNAQIIDNRALDEAIDRVIAGPQKRTRLMNEKERKITAYHEGGHALVAAAMRHTDPVTKVTILPRGRALGYTMVMPSEDKYSTTRNELLDQLAYALGGRVAEELVFHDPTTGAANDIEKATSTARKMVTQYGMSDKVGMVKLGSDGSDPFVGREAGHAADHSEKVSAIIDEEVRLLIEEAHDEAWDVLVEYREVLDTLALELLERETLNQSELSEVFTPVVKRDLRPVWLSSDDRPVSDKPPVTSPKELAEAAARASNGHARPMAPQDEAAAAGPDEDPQHPPQQIAPAGDRKLSTDEEN
- the hpt gene encoding hypoxanthine phosphoribosyltransferase, coding for MDSQDLGTDIERILVTEEQIASRLRELAADIDADYAGKDILVVGVLKGAVMVMADLARALHSHVTMDWMAVSSYGSGTQSSGVVRILKDLDADLTDRHVLIVEDIIDSGLTLSWLIANLNSRGPASVEVCTLLRKPEAAKVDIDVKYVGFDVPNEFVVGYGLDYSEKYRNVPFVATLAPHVYS
- the tilS gene encoding tRNA lysidine(34) synthetase TilS translates to MSERRPRLDPAVARIRNEVVASLGLLDAQSGLIIVACSGGPDSMALASAAAFALPRRGFEVCAVIIDHGLQPQSREVADRTAAQLLDRGIAASVRSVVTEVGGQGVEDAARQARYAALAATAQETGAVAVMLGHTLDDQAETVLLGLARGSGARSLAGMRARRGLFVRPLLAVRRAETVRSCEAEGLTPWHDPMNDDRAYLRVRVRHEVLPLLEQELGPGVAGALARTASQLADDSALLDEQADRLFRDAAVPGTRTETAMLAATLAEAPPALRRRALRLGVLAAGAPGSGLTFEHLVATERLLGKSNAPAAISLPGGLAARRRGNQLVIGRADCTDQGIVWQP
- a CDS encoding zinc-dependent metalloprotease; the encoded protein is MDTEHGSRVDELIDVDFALRTAIELLPAGPTLTEHERSEHVEGLRQAAQVSTGHVQRVTGLDVSAALAHTSTLVVDRQGWAKANVQSFRAMLDESVTAALNSRKDDQKISTLSRRSTAAELGGLLAFLGTRVLGQYDPFGAPEGRLLLVAPTVVAVGKSLNVDAHDFRLWVCLHEETHRVQFAAAPWLRDYLQGHINELGTGLLREQGIVERLNQMMRQVPEVFGPTGSKQALDLIQTPEQRRQVDKVTAVMSLLEGHADVVMDEVGPQVIPSVASIRRKFNERRHSSSGFDQLIKRLLGLEAKMRQYQEGARFVRAVLKEVGHEGLNLVWESPDNLPELDEIAEPRRWLTRVQG